One genomic segment of Streptomyces liangshanensis includes these proteins:
- a CDS encoding protein kinase domain-containing protein: MPPLRNTGQAPEAERPEYAGRYLLESDLGSGGMGAVHLATSASGLRLAVKIIHSNHASDPEFRARFRQEIAAARRVSGAFTAPVVDADPEAERPWMATLFIDGPTLSERVKRSGPLGTDELIQLGAGLAEGLRDIHRAGVVHRDLKPSNVLLAADGPKVIDFGISRPSDSDLHTETGRLIGTPPFMAPEQFQRPREVGPAADVFAMGAVLVHAATGRGPFDSDSPYIVAYQVVHDEPDLSGVPEGLLPLIARCLAKEPADRPTPDELMAALRTDARGVDRRGADATRGTVTALVPPSRAHRTGGGDPTPTTHPKAGRSRAGRPWTVLSLTRRRPRARWAAIGVVLAVVTGAGLVGMHAAGDGTGAAPAKARADRVGAAGREFRPWDLQLRGGTGENRMSVCTADGTGVYCAAPGIKAARLDPVNGRLAWSSGDTATAKTGVGGAAPFLSGGLLHVITANGGRLEALDPASGKKRWGADLSAYPVVRHAGDSVLLVSPGGVVRSLDSATGRERWKASRGGPGSLWVATPATPATPATAAAAARATTAATPADGDKNRAGAGGELFAVSGSSDGTSTQVTSVDPATGATRWEQRITGTLTPVSASDGALYLLAGDLDSMTVGVVRLDTATRDVRRVPLSSPLDQAQATVDGGTVYLIGYSGSLVAVDTGGKGGSGAAERWRLETSVAWTSAPVVLDGRLYLSAGDGRLLAVDARRGVLVGETKPRMDDGRHTFTATLAAPVAVPGRVYASAPDGSVFAVDSRDPSRW, translated from the coding sequence GTGCCACCACTGCGCAACACCGGGCAGGCCCCGGAAGCGGAGCGTCCGGAATACGCCGGTCGCTACCTGCTCGAATCCGACCTGGGTTCGGGTGGCATGGGTGCGGTCCATCTGGCCACATCCGCTTCGGGGTTGCGCCTGGCCGTCAAGATCATTCACTCCAACCACGCCTCGGATCCCGAGTTCAGGGCCCGTTTCCGGCAGGAGATCGCGGCCGCCCGCCGGGTCAGCGGCGCGTTCACCGCGCCCGTCGTGGACGCCGACCCGGAGGCCGAACGGCCCTGGATGGCCACGCTGTTCATCGACGGCCCCACCCTGTCCGAGCGGGTGAAGCGGAGCGGGCCGCTGGGTACGGACGAGCTGATCCAGCTCGGGGCGGGCCTCGCGGAGGGGCTGCGGGACATCCACCGGGCCGGGGTGGTGCACCGCGACCTCAAGCCCAGCAACGTCCTGCTCGCGGCGGACGGCCCGAAGGTCATCGACTTCGGCATCTCGCGCCCCTCGGACAGCGATCTGCACACGGAGACCGGCCGGTTGATCGGCACGCCGCCGTTCATGGCGCCGGAACAGTTCCAGCGGCCGCGTGAAGTCGGCCCGGCGGCCGACGTGTTCGCGATGGGCGCGGTCCTCGTCCACGCGGCGACCGGCCGGGGGCCCTTCGACTCCGACAGCCCGTACATCGTCGCGTACCAGGTCGTGCACGACGAACCGGACCTGTCGGGCGTCCCCGAGGGCCTCCTGCCGCTGATCGCCCGCTGTCTGGCGAAGGAGCCCGCCGACCGGCCGACGCCCGACGAGCTGATGGCCGCGCTGCGTACGGACGCGAGGGGAGTGGACCGCCGGGGCGCGGACGCGACGAGGGGTACGGTGACCGCGCTCGTCCCGCCGAGCCGGGCGCACCGCACCGGCGGCGGTGACCCGACCCCCACCACCCATCCCAAGGCGGGCCGGTCCCGGGCCGGGCGGCCGTGGACCGTGCTGTCGCTCACCCGCCGTCGCCCGCGCGCCCGTTGGGCCGCGATCGGCGTCGTCCTGGCCGTGGTGACCGGTGCGGGTCTGGTGGGGATGCACGCCGCCGGTGACGGGACCGGGGCCGCGCCCGCGAAGGCGCGCGCCGACCGAGTGGGCGCCGCCGGACGGGAGTTCCGCCCCTGGGACCTCCAACTGCGCGGCGGTACGGGCGAGAACCGCATGTCGGTGTGTACGGCGGACGGTACGGGCGTCTACTGCGCGGCCCCCGGCATCAAGGCGGCCCGGCTCGACCCGGTGAACGGCCGCCTCGCCTGGTCGTCCGGGGACACCGCCACGGCGAAGACCGGCGTGGGCGGCGCGGCGCCCTTCCTGTCGGGCGGCCTGCTGCACGTCATCACCGCGAACGGCGGCCGCCTGGAGGCGCTCGACCCCGCCTCGGGGAAGAAGCGCTGGGGCGCCGACCTGTCCGCGTACCCGGTGGTGCGCCATGCCGGCGACTCGGTGCTGCTGGTGTCCCCCGGCGGTGTGGTCCGCTCGCTCGACAGCGCGACGGGCAGGGAACGCTGGAAGGCGTCGAGGGGCGGACCCGGCTCGCTCTGGGTGGCTACACCGGCTACACCGGCGACACCGGCGACAGCCGCGGCAGCCGCCAGGGCCACGACAGCCGCGACACCGGCAGACGGTGACAAGAACCGGGCCGGCGCGGGCGGCGAGCTGTTCGCCGTGAGCGGGTCCTCCGACGGTACGTCCACCCAGGTCACCTCGGTCGACCCCGCGACCGGCGCCACGCGCTGGGAGCAGCGGATCACCGGCACGCTGACCCCGGTGTCCGCGTCGGACGGCGCGCTCTACCTGCTCGCCGGCGATCTCGACAGCATGACCGTCGGAGTCGTACGGCTGGACACGGCGACCCGTGACGTACGCCGCGTCCCGCTGTCGTCCCCGCTCGACCAGGCCCAGGCCACCGTCGACGGGGGCACCGTCTACCTCATCGGCTACTCGGGGTCGCTCGTCGCCGTCGACACGGGCGGGAAGGGCGGGAGCGGGGCCGCCGAGCGCTGGCGGCTGGAGACCTCGGTCGCGTGGACGTCGGCCCCGGTGGTCCTGGACGGGCGGCTCTATCTCAGCGCGGGGGACGGCCGGCTGCTCGCGGTGGACGCGCGGCGCGGGGTGCTGGTGGGCGAGACGAAGCCCCGGATGGACGACGGGCGGCACACGTTCACCGCGACGCTGGCCGCGCCGGTCGCCGTACCGGGCCGGGTGTACGCGAGCGCGCCCGACGGTTCCGTCTTCGCCGTGGACAGCCGCGACCCGTCGCGCTGGTGA
- a CDS encoding TetR family transcriptional regulator, whose protein sequence is MTDTVPRRRGRPARDASETGPGTREKILAVARTEFAESGYDKTSVRGIAKAAGVDPALVHHYFGTKDEVFAAAVEVSFEPALLLPQLLAGGAEGLGERLARFFLGVWENPVSRAPLLAIVRSALTHEAAAKILRTFVLQRLLERIAEELDVPDPTFRAELAASQMVGIMVLRYVIQAEPLASVPTEEIVAMVAPTLQRYLTDAEA, encoded by the coding sequence ATGACGGACACCGTTCCGCGCCGCCGCGGCCGCCCCGCGCGCGACGCGTCCGAGACCGGCCCCGGCACGCGCGAGAAGATCCTCGCGGTGGCCCGTACCGAATTCGCCGAGAGCGGTTACGACAAGACGTCCGTACGCGGCATCGCCAAGGCCGCGGGCGTCGACCCGGCCCTCGTGCACCACTACTTCGGTACGAAGGACGAGGTCTTCGCCGCCGCCGTCGAGGTCTCCTTCGAGCCCGCCCTCCTGCTGCCCCAGTTGCTGGCCGGCGGCGCGGAAGGGCTCGGCGAGCGCCTCGCCCGCTTCTTCCTCGGCGTGTGGGAGAACCCGGTCAGCCGGGCCCCGCTCCTCGCGATCGTCCGGTCCGCGCTGACGCACGAGGCCGCCGCGAAGATCCTGCGCACGTTCGTCCTGCAACGCCTCCTGGAGCGGATCGCGGAGGAGCTGGACGTACCGGACCCGACGTTCCGCGCGGAGCTGGCCGCCTCGCAGATGGTCGGGATCATGGTCCTGCGGTACGTGATCCAGGCGGAGCCCCTCGCGTCCGTGCCCACCGAGGAGATCGTCGCGATGGTGGCGCCCACGCTCCAGCGGTACCTGACGGACGCGGAAGCCTGA
- the ilvD gene encoding dihydroxy-acid dehydratase: protein MPELRSRTVTHGRNMAGARALMRASGVASADIGKPIIAVANSFTEFVPGHTHLAPVGRIVSEAIKAAGAVPREFNTIAVDDGIAMGHGGMLYSLPSRDLIADSVEYMVEAHCADALICISNCDKITPGMLNAALRLNIPTVFVSGGPMEAGRATLVDGTVRKLDLINAISDAVNESVSDEDILRIEENACPTCGSCSGMFTANSMNCLTEAMGLSLPGNGSVLATHTARKALYENAGRTVVEITKRYYEQDDASVLPRAVATRAAFDNAMALDIAMGGSTNTILHLLAAAQEAELDYDLADIDAVSRRVPCLAKVAPNVAPGGTYYMEDVHRAGGIPAILGELYRGGLLHEDVHTVHAPSIKEWLETWDVRGGSPSEEAVELWHAAPGCVRSAEAFSQSERWDTLDTDAAGGCIRDVAHAYSADGGLAVLKGNLAVDGCVVKTAGVDESIWTFEGPAVVCESQDQAVEKILRKEIAEGDVIVIRYEGPRGGPGMQEMLYPTSYLKGRGLGKACALVTDGRFSGGTSGLSIGHASPEAASGGTIALVHDGDRIRIDIPNRSIELLVPDEELETRRETLGGVYAPVGRERKVSAALRAYAAMATSADKGAVRDVSRLG from the coding sequence ATGCCCGAGCTGAGGTCCCGCACTGTCACCCACGGACGGAACATGGCGGGCGCACGTGCCCTGATGCGGGCGTCCGGGGTGGCGAGCGCGGACATCGGCAAGCCGATCATCGCCGTGGCCAACTCCTTCACCGAGTTCGTCCCCGGGCACACCCACCTCGCCCCGGTCGGCCGGATCGTCTCCGAGGCGATCAAGGCCGCGGGCGCCGTGCCCCGTGAGTTCAACACGATCGCGGTCGACGACGGCATCGCCATGGGCCACGGCGGCATGCTCTACAGCCTGCCCTCCCGCGACCTGATCGCCGACTCCGTCGAGTACATGGTCGAGGCGCACTGCGCGGACGCGCTGATCTGCATCTCCAACTGCGACAAGATCACGCCGGGCATGCTCAACGCGGCGCTGCGCCTCAACATCCCCACCGTCTTCGTCTCCGGCGGCCCGATGGAGGCCGGCCGGGCGACCCTGGTCGACGGCACGGTCCGCAAGCTCGACCTGATCAACGCGATCTCGGACGCCGTCAACGAGTCGGTCTCGGACGAGGACATCCTCCGTATCGAGGAGAACGCCTGCCCGACCTGCGGCTCCTGTTCCGGCATGTTCACCGCCAACTCGATGAACTGCCTGACCGAGGCCATGGGCCTGTCGCTGCCCGGCAACGGTTCTGTGCTCGCCACCCACACCGCCCGCAAGGCCCTGTACGAGAACGCGGGCCGTACGGTCGTCGAGATCACCAAGCGCTACTACGAGCAGGACGACGCGTCCGTCCTGCCCCGCGCCGTCGCCACCCGCGCGGCCTTCGACAACGCCATGGCCCTCGACATCGCCATGGGCGGCTCGACCAACACGATCCTGCACCTGCTCGCCGCCGCGCAGGAGGCCGAGCTCGACTACGACCTCGCCGACATCGACGCCGTCTCGCGCCGCGTCCCGTGCCTGGCGAAGGTCGCGCCGAACGTCGCCCCCGGCGGCACGTACTACATGGAGGACGTCCACCGCGCCGGCGGCATCCCCGCCATCCTCGGCGAGCTGTACCGCGGCGGCCTGCTCCACGAGGACGTGCACACCGTCCACGCGCCGAGCATCAAGGAGTGGCTGGAGACCTGGGACGTGCGCGGCGGCTCCCCCTCCGAGGAGGCCGTCGAGCTGTGGCACGCGGCGCCCGGCTGCGTCCGCTCCGCCGAGGCCTTCTCGCAGTCCGAGCGCTGGGACACCCTGGACACGGACGCGGCGGGCGGCTGCATCCGCGACGTGGCGCACGCGTACAGCGCGGACGGCGGCCTGGCGGTCCTCAAGGGCAACCTGGCGGTCGACGGCTGCGTCGTGAAGACGGCCGGCGTGGACGAGTCGATCTGGACCTTCGAGGGCCCGGCCGTCGTCTGCGAGTCGCAGGACCAGGCCGTCGAGAAGATCCTCCGCAAGGAGATCGCCGAGGGTGACGTGATCGTCATCCGGTACGAGGGTCCCCGCGGCGGCCCCGGTATGCAGGAAATGCTCTACCCCACCTCGTACTTGAAGGGCCGCGGCCTGGGCAAGGCCTGCGCGCTGGTCACCGACGGCCGCTTCTCCGGCGGGACTTCGGGCCTGTCCATCGGCCACGCGTCGCCGGAGGCCGCCTCGGGCGGCACGATCGCGCTGGTCCACGACGGCGACCGGATCCGCATCGACATCCCGAACCGCTCGATCGAACTGCTCGTCCCCGACGAGGAGTTGGAGACGCGCCGGGAGACCCTGGGCGGGGTGTACGCGCCGGTCGGCCGCGAACGCAAGGTCTCGGCGGCCTTGCGCGCGTACGCGGCGATGGCAACAAGCGCGGACAAGGGCGCGGTGCGCGACGTCTCGCGACTGGGCTGA
- a CDS encoding Ppx/GppA phosphatase family protein, which yields MRLGVLDVGSNTVHLLAVDAHRGARPLPAYSHKAELRLAELLDADGAIGPVGLDRLVTTVAGALQAAEDKGCEDVLAFATSAVREASNADLVLGRVKAETGVDLDVLTGREEARLTFLAARRWFGWSAGKLLVLDIGGGSLEIAFGLDEEPDATVSLPLGAGRLTAGWLPGDPPDPQDVRALRRHVRAEIARTVGEFARFGKPDHVVATSKTFRQLARIAGAARSADGLYVQRELSRSSLEEWVPKLAGMTTLRRAALPGVSDGRSAQLLAGALVAEGAMDLLGVEVLEICPWALREGVILNRLDHLPTTR from the coding sequence ATGAGACTCGGAGTCCTCGACGTCGGTTCGAACACCGTTCATCTGCTCGCGGTCGACGCCCACCGCGGCGCCCGGCCCCTGCCCGCGTACTCGCACAAGGCCGAGCTGCGCCTCGCCGAACTCCTCGACGCCGACGGCGCCATCGGGCCCGTCGGCCTCGACCGCCTCGTGACGACCGTCGCCGGGGCGCTCCAGGCCGCCGAGGACAAGGGCTGCGAGGACGTCCTGGCGTTCGCGACCTCCGCCGTACGCGAGGCCAGCAACGCGGACCTGGTGCTCGGCCGCGTCAAGGCCGAGACCGGCGTCGACCTCGACGTGCTCACCGGCCGCGAGGAGGCCCGGCTGACCTTCCTCGCCGCCCGCCGCTGGTTCGGCTGGTCCGCCGGGAAGCTGCTGGTCCTGGACATCGGCGGCGGCTCGCTGGAGATCGCGTTCGGCCTGGACGAGGAGCCGGACGCCACGGTCTCGCTGCCGCTCGGCGCCGGCCGCCTCACCGCGGGCTGGCTGCCCGGCGATCCCCCCGACCCCCAGGACGTACGGGCGCTGCGCCGCCACGTACGCGCCGAGATCGCCCGTACCGTCGGCGAGTTCGCGCGGTTCGGCAAGCCCGACCACGTCGTGGCGACCTCCAAGACCTTCCGCCAGCTGGCCAGGATCGCCGGCGCGGCGCGCTCCGCCGACGGGCTCTACGTCCAGCGCGAACTGAGTCGTTCGTCACTGGAGGAGTGGGTGCCGAAACTCGCCGGCATGACCACCCTCCGCCGCGCCGCCCTGCCCGGCGTCTCCGACGGCAGATCCGCGCAACTGCTGGCCGGGGCGCTGGTCGCGGAGGGCGCGATGGATCTCCTGGGGGTCGAGGTGCTGGAGATCTGCCCCTGGGCGCTGCGCGAGGGCGTGATCCTGAACCGGCTGGATCATCTCCCGACCACCCGGTAA
- a CDS encoding beta-ketoacyl-[acyl-carrier-protein] synthase family protein: protein MTGHAATRRTEPLAVTGIGLVTPAGLGTRATWDRVCAGVPTAAADPELAGLPVPFSCRVPGFDPRVHVGVRQAWRLDRATQFAITAAREAVADAGLDPLSWDGRRVAVVMGSAAGGVTTYESQHSRLLRTGPRSVSPLTLPAFLPNMAAGQTAIALDARGPALHTSTACASGATALIVAAMLLREGACDIAVAGGTDAMVTPLCVTAFSQMGALSGRAAEPAAASRPFDADRDGFVIAEGAGVLVLERAGQAAARRAPVHALFVGHGSTTDAHDPVAPHPEGRGLREAFLRALATAGAGPADVDHINAHGTSTPLNDAREAGVLRRLFGARPPTVTSTKGVIGHPMGAAGSIEAALTALTVSHQLAPPTANFRRPDSGTGGLDLVTGGVHKHPVRLALSASAGFGGHNTVLAFRPPESSIPVPF, encoded by the coding sequence ATGACCGGTCACGCGGCCACCCGCCGTACGGAACCCCTCGCCGTCACCGGCATCGGCCTCGTCACCCCCGCCGGCCTCGGCACCCGCGCGACCTGGGACCGGGTCTGCGCCGGCGTCCCCACCGCCGCCGCCGACCCCGAACTGGCGGGCCTGCCCGTCCCGTTCTCCTGCCGCGTCCCGGGCTTCGACCCCCGGGTCCACGTCGGCGTGCGGCAGGCGTGGCGCCTCGACCGCGCCACGCAGTTCGCGATCACGGCGGCCAGGGAGGCGGTCGCCGACGCCGGGCTCGACCCCCTGTCCTGGGACGGCCGCCGGGTCGCGGTGGTCATGGGGTCGGCGGCCGGCGGAGTCACGACGTACGAGAGCCAGCACTCCCGGCTGCTCAGGACCGGGCCGCGTTCGGTCTCGCCGCTGACCCTCCCGGCGTTCCTGCCGAACATGGCCGCCGGGCAGACCGCGATCGCCCTCGACGCGCGGGGCCCGGCCCTGCACACCTCCACGGCCTGCGCGTCGGGGGCCACCGCCCTGATCGTCGCCGCGATGCTGCTGCGGGAGGGGGCCTGCGACATCGCGGTCGCGGGCGGCACCGACGCCATGGTCACCCCGCTGTGCGTGACGGCGTTCTCCCAGATGGGCGCGCTGTCCGGACGCGCCGCCGAACCGGCCGCCGCGTCGCGGCCGTTCGACGCCGACCGGGACGGATTCGTCATCGCGGAGGGCGCCGGGGTCCTGGTGCTGGAGCGTGCGGGGCAGGCCGCCGCCCGGCGTGCGCCGGTGCACGCCCTGTTCGTGGGGCACGGTTCCACCACCGACGCCCATGACCCGGTCGCCCCCCATCCCGAGGGCCGGGGACTGCGCGAGGCGTTCCTGAGAGCCCTCGCCACGGCGGGAGCCGGGCCCGCCGACGTGGACCACATCAACGCCCACGGCACCAGCACCCCGCTCAACGACGCCCGGGAAGCGGGGGTGTTGCGCCGTCTCTTCGGCGCGCGCCCGCCGACGGTCACCTCCACGAAAGGGGTCATCGGGCACCCCATGGGCGCGGCGGGATCGATCGAGGCCGCGCTCACCGCGTTGACGGTCTCCCACCAACTGGCGCCCCCCACCGCCAACTTCAGGCGCCCGGACAGCGGGACGGGCGGCCTGGACCTGGTCACCGGCGGGGTGCACAAGCATCCGGTACGGCTCGCGCTCAGCGCGTCGGCCGGATTCGGCGGCCACAACACCGTGCTCGCCTTCCGGCCGCCGGAATCAAGCATTCCTGTCCCCTTTTGA
- a CDS encoding acyl carrier protein, with protein sequence MEAVSQYLVTLLADKFDVDPDAVKPGSTLAELELDSLAVVELFVTVREQWGVELDDSDSAADLTVEDVARLVADQLPDDSGPVEATDPGTPR encoded by the coding sequence ATGGAAGCTGTCAGCCAGTACCTCGTGACCCTGCTCGCCGACAAGTTCGACGTCGACCCCGACGCCGTCAAGCCCGGATCCACCCTCGCCGAACTGGAGCTGGACTCCCTGGCGGTGGTCGAGCTGTTCGTCACCGTCCGGGAGCAGTGGGGCGTCGAGCTCGACGACAGCGACTCGGCCGCCGACCTGACGGTCGAGGACGTGGCGCGCCTGGTCGCGGACCAACTGCCCGACGACAGCGGGCCCGTCGAGGCCACCGACCCCGGAACCCCGCGATGA
- a CDS encoding SH3 domain-containing protein has product MSVEEAENTPVAAEPSAKASAEVAADLAVTTLAAAKRYPIAPGYQVNVRSGPGTNYQIVRVLAYGTSVPINCQKPGEWISGPYGTSNLWDCIANGQFVSDAYVHTGSDGYVAPHCS; this is encoded by the coding sequence ATGTCGGTCGAAGAGGCGGAGAACACTCCGGTGGCGGCGGAACCGTCCGCGAAAGCGTCCGCGGAAGTGGCGGCGGATCTCGCTGTCACCACACTCGCGGCGGCCAAGCGCTACCCGATCGCGCCCGGTTACCAGGTGAACGTGCGCAGCGGGCCGGGGACGAACTACCAGATCGTCCGGGTGCTGGCGTACGGGACGAGTGTGCCGATCAACTGCCAGAAGCCGGGGGAGTGGATCTCGGGACCGTACGGGACCAGCAACCTCTGGGACTGCATCGCCAACGGCCAGTTCGTGTCCGACGCGTACGTCCACACGGGCTCCGACGGGTACGTGGCGCCGCACTGCTCCTGA
- a CDS encoding SDR family NAD(P)-dependent oxidoreductase — MSTFRVDGARALVTGASRGIGRAVARALAEAGADVALSARTGDALKETASLVQDQGRTAVLVPGDLADTARAAHVVDQAAHALGGLDIVVHNAGVLPMEEDGSPVVLPLQESFQRDWDSVLHVNLGATAAVCRAAHPHLAASPRASLVLMSSVAGVVGAPRMEAYAASKAAQISLVRSLATGWARQGIRVNALCPGWTRTDMTAFAYGSGPLSDWLMGHVPLGRWAEVTDVAAATLYLASPASAYLTGHALVLDGGMSVPDGGLAGTPKPPSPFVAPAPAPVPAPSPHAGPLAAADAAR; from the coding sequence CTGTCCACCTTCCGCGTCGACGGCGCCCGCGCGCTGGTCACCGGCGCCTCCCGGGGCATCGGCCGCGCCGTCGCCCGGGCCCTCGCCGAGGCGGGCGCCGACGTCGCCCTCTCCGCCCGTACCGGCGACGCGCTCAAGGAGACCGCCTCGCTCGTCCAGGACCAGGGGCGCACGGCCGTGCTGGTGCCCGGCGACCTCGCCGACACCGCCCGGGCCGCGCACGTCGTGGACCAGGCGGCCCACGCGCTCGGCGGCCTCGACATCGTCGTCCACAACGCGGGCGTGCTGCCCATGGAGGAGGACGGGTCCCCGGTCGTCCTGCCCCTCCAGGAATCCTTCCAGCGGGACTGGGACAGCGTCCTGCACGTCAACCTCGGCGCCACCGCCGCCGTGTGCCGGGCCGCGCACCCGCACCTCGCCGCCTCCCCCCGGGCCAGCCTCGTACTGATGTCGTCCGTCGCGGGCGTGGTCGGCGCGCCCCGCATGGAGGCGTACGCCGCCTCGAAGGCGGCGCAGATCTCGCTCGTACGGAGTCTCGCCACGGGCTGGGCGCGCCAGGGGATCCGGGTCAACGCGCTGTGCCCCGGCTGGACCCGCACGGACATGACGGCGTTCGCGTACGGCAGCGGGCCGCTCTCCGACTGGCTGATGGGGCATGTGCCGCTGGGGCGTTGGGCCGAGGTGACGGACGTGGCGGCGGCCACGCTCTACCTGGCCTCGCCGGCGTCCGCGTACCTGACCGGCCACGCGCTGGTGCTGGACGGCGGGATGTCCGTACCGGACGGCGGCCTGGCGGGCACCCCCAAGCCGCCGTCCCCGTTCGTGGCGCCCGCCCCGGCCCCCGTACCGGCGCCCTCACCGCACGCCGGGCCGCTGGCGGCCGCGGATGCCGCCCGATGA
- a CDS encoding sugar phosphate isomerase/epimerase family protein: MAEPVVRIPDAKVALSTASVYPESTATAFEIAARLGYDGVEVMVWTDPVSQDIEALRRLSDHHGVPILAVHAPCLLITQRVWSTDPWVKLQRARAAAEKLGASTVVVHPPFRWQRQYARDFVEGIWRMADETDVRFAVENMYPWRYRDREMLAYAPDWDVTKDDYRHFTLDLSHTATARNDALEMAGRMGDRLGHVHLADGNGSAKDEHLVPGRGSQPCAALLEGLAGSAFDGHVVIEVNTRRAMSAAEREADLAEALAFTRLHLASSATGTGSPSAAPGTPSSSAGARRP, from the coding sequence GTGGCAGAACCAGTGGTGCGCATCCCGGATGCGAAGGTCGCCCTGTCGACGGCCTCGGTCTACCCCGAGTCCACGGCGACGGCTTTCGAGATCGCCGCGCGCCTGGGCTACGACGGCGTCGAGGTCATGGTCTGGACCGATCCCGTCAGCCAGGACATCGAGGCGCTGCGCCGCCTCTCGGACCACCACGGCGTCCCGATACTCGCGGTGCACGCCCCCTGCCTGCTCATCACCCAGCGGGTCTGGTCGACCGACCCGTGGGTCAAGCTCCAGCGGGCCAGGGCGGCGGCCGAGAAGCTCGGCGCGTCCACCGTGGTGGTCCACCCGCCGTTCCGCTGGCAGCGCCAGTACGCGCGCGACTTCGTCGAGGGCATCTGGCGGATGGCGGACGAGACGGACGTACGGTTCGCGGTCGAGAACATGTACCCGTGGCGCTACCGGGACCGCGAGATGCTCGCGTACGCCCCCGACTGGGACGTCACCAAGGACGACTACCGGCACTTCACCCTCGACCTCTCGCACACCGCGACCGCCCGCAACGACGCCCTGGAGATGGCCGGGCGGATGGGCGACCGGCTGGGGCACGTCCACCTCGCCGACGGCAACGGTTCGGCGAAGGACGAGCACCTGGTGCCGGGGCGCGGATCGCAGCCGTGCGCCGCGCTGCTTGAGGGCCTCGCGGGCAGCGCGTTCGACGGGCACGTGGTGATCGAGGTCAACACCCGGCGCGCGATGTCGGCGGCCGAGCGGGAGGCGGATCTGGCGGAGGCGCTGGCGTTCACGCGCCTGCACCTGGCGTCGTCGGCCACCGGGACCGGGTCGCCCTCGGCGGCCCCCGGCACCCCGTCCTCCTCGGCGGGAGCGCGCCGGCCATGA
- a CDS encoding beta-ketoacyl-ACP synthase III, translated as MNTRTPGRAATATAVVCGIGSCLPPRSLTNEEIVARGELATTDAWIRSRTGIARRRHAAPDVSTGDLALAAGEAAMRSAPGVRPDLVLIATTTPDRPCPATAPDVAHRLGLGTVPAFDLAAVCSGFLYALTTANALITQGTCRNPLVIGAEKYSAIVDPRDRDTAPIFGDGAGAFLLRPGDRDEPGALVAADLGADGAGSDLIAVAGGGSRLPDTAGLDRDERYFRMRGRQVYARAVTHMTRSAHSALDRAGWPAPSIEAFIGHQANQRILDSVAERLGVPAHHRFGNIADVGNTAAASIPLALADTAARRLVRPGARALLTAFGGGLTWGAIALTWPAVLPHTAAPAPRPPSHTLTDVPPDALTDALTNRSPQPWKLSASTS; from the coding sequence ATGAACACCCGCACCCCCGGCCGGGCCGCCACCGCCACCGCCGTCGTCTGCGGCATCGGCTCCTGCCTGCCCCCGCGCTCCCTCACCAACGAAGAGATCGTGGCCCGCGGCGAGTTGGCGACCACCGACGCGTGGATCCGGTCCCGTACCGGCATCGCCCGCCGCCGCCACGCCGCCCCCGACGTCAGCACCGGCGACCTCGCCCTCGCCGCCGGGGAGGCCGCCATGCGGTCCGCCCCCGGCGTCCGGCCCGACCTGGTGCTGATCGCCACCACCACCCCCGACCGGCCCTGCCCCGCGACCGCGCCCGACGTCGCCCACCGGCTCGGCCTCGGGACCGTGCCGGCCTTCGACCTCGCGGCCGTCTGCTCCGGATTCCTGTACGCCCTGACCACGGCCAACGCCCTGATCACGCAAGGGACATGCCGTAACCCCCTGGTCATCGGCGCCGAGAAGTACTCCGCCATCGTCGACCCCCGGGACCGCGACACCGCCCCGATCTTCGGCGACGGCGCGGGCGCGTTCCTGCTGCGCCCGGGGGACCGCGACGAACCCGGCGCCCTCGTCGCCGCCGACCTCGGCGCGGACGGCGCGGGCAGCGACCTGATCGCCGTCGCCGGGGGCGGCTCCCGGCTGCCCGACACGGCCGGACTCGACCGGGACGAGCGGTACTTCCGGATGCGGGGACGCCAGGTGTACGCGCGGGCCGTCACCCACATGACGCGCTCCGCGCACAGCGCCCTCGACCGGGCCGGATGGCCCGCCCCGAGCATCGAGGCGTTCATCGGCCACCAGGCCAACCAACGCATCCTCGACTCCGTGGCCGAACGGCTCGGCGTCCCCGCCCACCACCGCTTCGGCAACATCGCGGACGTCGGCAACACCGCCGCCGCCTCCATCCCGCTGGCCCTCGCCGACACGGCGGCCCGGCGGCTCGTCAGGCCCGGCGCCCGGGCGCTGCTCACCGCCTTCGGCGGCGGGCTGACCTGGGGGGCGATCGCGCTCACCTGGCCCGCCGTCCTGCCGCACACCGCCGCGCCGGCACCCCGCCCCCCTTCCCACACCCTCACCGACGTCCCCCCGGACGCCCTCACAGATGCCCTCACGAACCGGAGTCCTCAGCCATGGAAGCTGTCAGCCAGTACCTCGTGA